In Colletotrichum higginsianum IMI 349063 chromosome 3, whole genome shotgun sequence, a genomic segment contains:
- a CDS encoding Major facilitator superfamily transporter — MSDGTTPMRSPTRGANTTDNAAGKSLNKTMNVDDLEADPEWSAEHDLVYPEGGWTAWSQVLAGNMLNALAWGYPATFGVYQLYYTDKLHLPAAQVSWIGSVQIFLTFALCTISGRLTDAGYARHAVLVGCVFVVFGSFMTSLCTRYWQIMLAQGVCTGMGLGVLFMPSVAIIGSYFKEKRSLALAVSTTGTGVGSLIFPSTLQYLVPQVGFPWAVRCSAFVALAVATIANMLLRPRLPPRKSGPLVEWTAFREGPYILFTLGVFFYFMALYFGFFYINTYSRKIVGFSTTDSVSLLLITNGMGIPIRPVVGWLADRHVGPINMFMLMVFLLGGMEFVWIGVETRTGMYVFSVFFGLSNGAAQGVFVGSTASLTTDPQKMGTRFGMIATISGFASLAGPPTAGAIIDKAGGQYLGAQIWGGAMMIANSLMIAAARTAKAGKAWRVKL; from the exons ATGTCGGACGGAACGACGCCGATGAGAAGCCCCACTCGCGGCGCAAACACAACCGACAACGCCGCGGGGAAAAGCCTAAACAAAACCATGAACGTAGATGACCTCGAAGCGGACCCCGAGTGGTCCGCGGAGCACGACCTCGTTTACCCGGAAGGAGGATGGACGGCATGGTCCCAGGTTTTGGCCGGCAACATGCTCAACGCGCTGGCGTGGGGCTACCCGGCGACGTTCGGCGTCTACCAACTCTACTACACCGATAAGTTGCACCTGCCCGCGGCCCAGGTTTCATGGATCGGCTCGGTCCAGATCTTCCTGACATTTGCCCTATGCACCATCTCGGGCCGGCTGACGGACGCCGGCTACGCCCGGCATGCCGTTTTAGTGGGGTGTGTTTTTGTCGTCTTTGGCTCCTTCATGACCAGTCTATGCACTCGGTACTGGCAGATCATGCTCGCCCAGGGCGTCTGCACCGGCATGGGCCTCGGTGTCCTCTTCATGCCAAgcgtcgccatcatcgggTCCTACTTCAAGGAAAAGCGGTCTTTGGCTCTGGCAGTTTCGACAACAGGCACTGGCGTCGGCAGCCTTATCTTTCCATCGACCCTGCAGTACCTTGTTCCGCAAGTCGGGTTCCCTTGGGCCGTACGTTGCTCCGCCTttgtcgccctcgccgttgcGACGATAGCCAATATGCTTCTGAGGCCCCGGCTACCCCCGAGAAAGTCCGGTCCGCTGGTCGAGTGGACCGCTTTTCGGGAAGGGCCGTACATTTTGTTCACCTTGGGAGTATTCTTCTATTTCATGGCACTGTATTTTGGTTTCTTCTAC ATCAACACGTACTCCCGAAAGATTGTAGGGTTTTCGACGACCGATTCGGTATCGCTGCTTCTCATCACCAATGGCATGGGCATACCCATTCGCCCGGTcgttggctggctggctgaccGTCATGTCGGCCCCATCAACATGTTCATGTTGATGGTATTCCTGCTGGGCGGCATGGAGTTTGTATGGATCGGTGTAGAGACCAGGACGGGCATGTACGTCTTCAGCGTCTTTTTCGGCTTGTCCAACGGAGCGGCACAGGGGGTGTTTGTAGGTTCAACGGCAAGCCTGACGACAGACCCGCAGAAGATGGGCACGCGCTTCGGTATGATTGCAACGATATCGGGCTTCGCGTCGTTGGCCGGGCCTCCAACGGCTGGCGCCATCATTGACAAGGCCGGCGGGCAGTATCTCGGGGCTCAGATATGGGGTGGCGCTATGATGATAGCGAACTCACTGATGATTGCAGCGGCGAGAACCGCCAAGGCGGGGAAAGCCTGGAGGGTCAAGCTGTAA
- a CDS encoding Kynurenine formamidase, translating into MPDSLTFTEHHYAADNELQRLGVWELPQPAENASGYWVIYLHGGAWRDPRKTFHDFEHSIDEIAKTGSVPKSEIRGFVGIDYRLSPHPLFQQDPAVTPPAELRLAQHPDHLRDIWSALAFLQREYDIQDRYILIGHSAGATLALQLPMGPVALGAAPPSEVKMPAAFIGVAGIYELHDFNARHGQSYTQFIAGAFGEDQKSWNKVVPATFSGSFKDALPAQNLILLAWSPDDSLVDEPEIDGMASKLKKDGVECTVAKNLTHDHDFAWEDGKQIARLLSEALDLLRKK; encoded by the exons ATGCCGGATTCTCTGACGTTCACCGAGCATCATTACGCCGCAGACAACGAGCTCCAGAGGTTGGGAGTTTGGGAGTTGCCCCAACCCGCAGAGAATGCGTCCGGGTACTGGGTAAT CTATCTCCACGGCGGTGCGTGGCGTGACCCCCGCAAGACCTTTCATGATTTTGAGCATTCGATCGACGAAATCGCCAAGACTGGCTCCGTTCCCAAGTCCGAGATTCGTGGCTTCGTCGGTATTGACTACCGCCTCTCCCCGCACCCTCTCTTCCAGCAAGACCCCGCCGTCACCCCTCCGGCCGAACTTCGTCTCGCTCAACATCCGGACCACCTCCGTGACATCTGGTcggccctcgccttcttgCAGCGCGAGTACGATATCCAGGACCGTTACATCCTAATCGGTCACTCGGCCGGCGCTACCTTGGCCCTCCAGCTGCCGATGGGGCCTGTTgctctcggcgccgccccacCATCCGAAGTCaagatgccggcggcgttTATTGGCGTGGCCGGCATCTACGAGTTGCATGACTTCAACGCCCGCCACGGCCAGAGCTATACCCAGTTCATTGCCGGTGCCTTTGGCGAAGACCAGAAGTCCTGGAACAAGGTCGTGCCGGCCACCTTCTCGGGCAGCTTCAAGGACGCCTTACCTGCGCAGAATCTCATCTTGCTGGCGTGGTCTCCCGACGACTCGCTCGTGGACGAGCCCGAGATCGACGGCATGGCGTCTAAGTTAAAgaaggacggcgtcgaaTGCACGGTCGCCAAGAATCTCACCCACGATCACGACTTCGCCTGGGAAGATGGCAAGCAAATTGCGCGACTGCTTTCGGAAGCCCTCGATTTGTTGAGAAAGAAGTAG